From Bacteroidota bacterium, one genomic window encodes:
- a CDS encoding FkbM family methyltransferase has protein sequence MIKEIHSKFKNTEISKHEYIEQMYVVHNILFEYQPLLKNSEIERIEIDAKNIVFIYKHTGIKFICSIGDKRLAPLDSLNFGEYEREELEMQFRIIKPEWNIIDIGANYGWYALQMAANFSENHIYSFEPIPHTFEQLNKNIVLNNCKNITTINIGLSANSGTFDFYFNPQLSVNASLANVSGDENMQKIVCTVSTLDSEIDKLSIIPHFIKIDIEGAELLALKGGIQTIEKHKPAFFLEMLRKWSAKFNYHPNDIINLLTTKGYSCYTIHGSFLQRTKKVTEETVETNFIFLHSENHSDIIQKLT, from the coding sequence ATGATAAAGGAAATACATAGCAAGTTTAAAAACACTGAAATTTCTAAACATGAATATATAGAACAAATGTATGTTGTTCATAATATATTATTCGAGTACCAACCTTTGCTTAAAAATAGTGAAATAGAAAGAATAGAAATAGATGCTAAAAATATTGTTTTCATATATAAACATACAGGCATAAAATTTATTTGCAGTATTGGAGATAAAAGATTAGCTCCACTTGATTCATTAAACTTTGGAGAATATGAAAGGGAAGAATTAGAAATGCAGTTTAGGATTATCAAACCTGAGTGGAATATTATAGATATAGGGGCAAACTATGGTTGGTATGCTTTGCAGATGGCTGCAAATTTTTCTGAAAACCATATCTATAGTTTTGAGCCTATTCCACATACATTTGAGCAATTAAACAAAAATATAGTATTAAACAATTGTAAGAATATAACAACAATTAATATTGGATTATCAGCAAACAGTGGCACATTTGATTTTTACTTCAACCCTCAACTATCTGTAAATGCAAGTCTTGCCAATGTTTCGGGAGATGAAAATATGCAAAAAATTGTGTGCACAGTTAGTACTTTAGATTCTGAAATAGACAAACTAAGTATTATACCTCACTTTATTAAAATTGATATCGAGGGTGCGGAGTTATTAGCTTTAAAAGGAGGAATTCAAACTATTGAAAAACACAAGCCCGCTTTTTTTTTAGAAATGCTTCGCAAATGGTCTGCTAAGTTTAACTATCATCCAAATGATATTATAAATTTGTTGACCACTAAAGGATATAGTTGTTATACTATACATGGTTCTTTTTTGCAAAGAACAAAAAAAGTAACCGAAGAGACTGTAGAAACAAACTTTATATTTTTACATTCCGAAAATCATTCTGATATAATTCAAAAATTAACGTAA
- a CDS encoding transketolase, whose amino-acid sequence MDLKKFASDVRKTALNLVFQKKASHIGGAFSMVELLTVLYNKILNSNPANPNEENRDRFLLSKGHACSTLYSTLALKGFFTIEELYQYTENGSYFTSHINHKIIGIELSTGSLGHALPVGCGLALAAKRKSETWQTYVMVSDGELNEGSNWEAILFAPQYNLDNLTLIVDYNKIQSLGTVAEVMELHPLADKFKAFRWEVFEIDGHNFEQIEGAFISAKNIKDRPSVIIANTIKGKGVDFMEDELLWHYKSPDKQQLEDGLKQIESEK is encoded by the coding sequence ATGGATTTGAAAAAATTTGCATCCGATGTTAGAAAAACTGCACTAAATCTAGTGTTTCAAAAGAAGGCTTCTCATATTGGCGGGGCTTTTTCAATGGTTGAATTACTAACAGTATTATATAATAAAATTCTTAATAGTAATCCTGCAAATCCGAACGAAGAAAACAGAGACCGGTTTTTACTATCAAAAGGCCATGCTTGTTCTACACTTTATTCAACTCTTGCCTTAAAAGGATTTTTTACAATTGAAGAGTTATATCAATATACTGAAAACGGCAGTTATTTTACTTCACATATCAATCACAAAATTATAGGTATAGAACTTTCTACAGGAAGCTTGGGTCACGCTCTCCCTGTGGGATGCGGACTCGCCTTAGCTGCAAAAAGAAAATCGGAAACATGGCAAACTTATGTGATGGTAAGTGATGGTGAACTGAATGAAGGTTCTAATTGGGAAGCTATATTATTTGCTCCACAATATAATTTAGACAACCTCACACTAATTGTTGATTATAATAAAATTCAAAGCTTGGGCACGGTAGCCGAAGTAATGGAATTACATCCTCTTGCAGACAAGTTTAAAGCATTTAGGTGGGAAGTTTTTGAAATTGATGGTCATAATTTTGAACAAATAGAAGGAGCTTTTATTTCTGCAAAAAATATAAAAGATAGACCTTCTGTTATTATAGCCAATACCATTAAAGGAAAAGGTGTAGATTTTATGGAAGACGAATTGTTGTGGCACTATAAATCACCCGACAAACAGCAATTGGAAGATGGACTCAAACAAATAGAATCGGAAAAATAA
- the rfbH gene encoding lipopolysaccharide biosynthesis protein RfbH — translation MEEIKLKNIRDQIHELTEAYYNIKFSKKPFEPGINNVPVSGKVFDAEELKYIIDSSLDGWFTTGRFNKEFEKELAKYIGCRKVITVNSGSSANLLAFAALTSEELGERAIKPGDEIISVAVSFPTTLNPAISFGCIPVFVDIDIPTYNINVELIEEAITPKTKAIIVAHTLGNPFNIESIQHIAKKHKLWIIEDCCDALGATFNGKHVGTFGDIATLSFYPAHHITMGEGGAVFTNHTKLVTLLESIRDWGRDCWCETGCDNTCGKRFEWQLGGLPWGYDHKYIYSRIGYNLKITDMQAALGLAQLQKLPKFVEQRRDNYAKLYNGLKKFQDKIILPEPTPNSNPSWFGFLITLKENAGIDRNTIVKKLSEAKIDTRLLFAGDIRKQPYFERVTYRESGRLSNSEIVLYKTFWIGVTPMIGDKMIAHVIKTFDSIFS, via the coding sequence ATGGAAGAGATAAAACTCAAAAATATAAGGGATCAAATACACGAACTTACTGAAGCGTATTATAATATAAAATTCTCAAAAAAACCTTTTGAACCTGGTATCAACAATGTACCAGTCAGTGGAAAGGTTTTTGATGCGGAAGAACTAAAATATATCATAGATTCTTCACTTGATGGGTGGTTCACAACAGGAAGATTTAACAAAGAATTCGAGAAAGAATTAGCAAAGTATATTGGGTGCAGAAAAGTAATAACGGTTAACTCTGGTTCATCCGCTAACCTATTGGCATTCGCCGCACTAACATCTGAAGAACTGGGAGAAAGAGCAATAAAACCAGGAGATGAAATAATATCAGTTGCTGTTTCATTTCCTACTACTTTAAATCCTGCCATATCATTTGGCTGTATTCCTGTTTTTGTTGATATAGATATACCTACCTATAATATAAATGTTGAATTAATAGAAGAAGCTATAACTCCCAAAACAAAAGCGATAATAGTTGCACATACGTTAGGCAATCCATTTAATATAGAATCTATACAGCATATTGCAAAGAAACATAAGTTATGGATTATTGAAGATTGTTGCGATGCATTAGGTGCAACATTTAACGGCAAACATGTAGGCACTTTTGGTGATATAGCGACACTTAGTTTTTATCCTGCACATCATATTACTATGGGTGAAGGAGGAGCAGTATTTACCAATCACACCAAACTGGTTACTTTACTAGAATCTATTAGAGATTGGGGAAGAGACTGTTGGTGTGAAACAGGTTGTGACAATACTTGTGGTAAACGTTTCGAATGGCAATTAGGGGGATTACCTTGGGGTTACGATCATAAATATATATATTCTCGTATTGGATATAATTTAAAAATTACCGATATGCAAGCCGCTTTAGGACTGGCACAACTTCAAAAACTCCCAAAATTTGTAGAACAACGTAGAGACAACTATGCAAAACTATATAATGGTTTAAAAAAGTTTCAGGACAAAATTATTTTGCCTGAACCTACGCCCAATAGTAATCCTTCTTGGTTTGGTTTTTTAATTACCTTGAAAGAAAACGCAGGTATTGACAGAAATACGATTGTTAAAAAACTGTCAGAAGCTAAAATAGATACACGCTTATTATTCGCTGGTGATATTAGAAAACAACCTTATTTTGAGAGAGTAACTTATCGCGAGTCAGGCAGGTTATCAAATAGTGAAATAGTCTTATACAAAACATTTTGGATTGGTGTAACTCCAATGATTGGAGATAAAATGATAGCACATGTAATTAAAACATTTGATTCCATTTTTTCATGA
- a CDS encoding transketolase C-terminal domain-containing protein — MRTAFINQLIVEARQNKELFLVVGDLGFSVVEPFVAEFPDRFLNAGVAEQNMTGIAAGLAMEGYNVFTYSIGNFPTMRAYEQIRYDVCYHNLSVKIVSVGGGYAYGPLGTSHHATEDFGIMRVLPNMLVTAPADPHEAKAITTLFCNHRGPGFIRLGKAGEPNLHTQAVELSIGEALYIKEGSGNLYIATGSILKDAIAHVIQNDPTAGIASFPFVKPIDSVFIADAAQKYTNWISLEEHQSNCGFGSAVLECLNDLYNKQSIPNMPKLKRIAIPDKFIGYAGTQEFLRKEAGLIL, encoded by the coding sequence ATGAGAACAGCATTTATTAACCAATTAATAGTAGAAGCTCGCCAAAACAAAGAACTATTTTTGGTGGTGGGCGATTTGGGATTTTCTGTAGTAGAACCTTTTGTAGCTGAGTTTCCCGACCGTTTTTTAAACGCCGGTGTTGCCGAACAAAACATGACGGGCATAGCAGCAGGTTTGGCTATGGAGGGTTATAATGTATTTACCTATTCTATCGGGAATTTCCCCACAATGCGGGCTTACGAGCAAATACGTTACGATGTGTGTTATCATAACCTGAGTGTAAAAATTGTATCGGTAGGTGGCGGTTACGCTTATGGCCCATTGGGCACTTCACACCATGCTACTGAAGATTTTGGCATTATGAGGGTATTGCCCAATATGCTCGTAACAGCCCCCGCCGACCCGCATGAAGCAAAGGCAATTACTACCTTATTTTGTAATCATCGAGGTCCTGGTTTTATACGTTTGGGCAAAGCTGGCGAACCCAATTTGCACACACAAGCAGTTGAACTAAGTATTGGAGAAGCCTTATATATAAAAGAGGGTTCAGGAAATTTATATATTGCTACAGGTTCTATCTTAAAAGATGCAATAGCACACGTTATCCAAAATGACCCTACAGCAGGGATAGCTAGTTTCCCTTTTGTAAAGCCTATCGACAGTGTATTTATAGCCGATGCCGCCCAAAAATATACAAATTGGATAAGCCTCGAAGAGCATCAGAGCAATTGTGGATTTGGTTCTGCAGTTTTGGAATGTTTAAATGATTTATATAATAAGCAATCTATACCAAATATGCCCAAACTTAAGCGTATTGCAATCCCCGATAAGTTTATTGGCTATGCAGGAACACAAGAATTTTTGAGAAAAGAGGCAGGGCTTATTCTATAG
- a CDS encoding NAD-dependent epimerase/dehydratase family protein, with translation MISTIIQEDIDSIIKEDLPWEKFKGKTILITGANGFLPAYLSYVFIYLNKLKNYDIKLVLLCRNKERAELKFSQFLEDRNIQLLIHDVNQPISIEQGIDIVIHAASQASPRFYGVDPVGTINANIIGTSNLLQLAHQKKCEAFLYFSSSEVYGVSNMEGEPIAENDYGYMDPTNVRACYGEGKRAGETLCVSWMHQYGVPIKIVRPFHTYGPGMDLKDGRVYADFISDLVNNKDIEMKSDGLAVRAFCYLKDATLGFIYILLRGENGQAYNLGNINGRSSIIELAQKLVNLFPEKKIKLIKKEVSNQNYIKSLVNINIPNSTKLCDLGWNPTTIIETGFKRTVLSYTI, from the coding sequence ATGATATCAACTATTATACAAGAAGATATAGATAGCATTATTAAAGAGGATTTACCTTGGGAAAAATTTAAAGGTAAAACCATATTAATTACTGGAGCAAATGGCTTTTTACCCGCTTACTTATCTTATGTATTTATATATCTGAACAAACTAAAAAACTACGATATTAAATTAGTTTTATTATGTAGAAATAAAGAAAGAGCTGAGCTCAAATTTTCGCAATTTCTCGAAGATAGGAATATCCAATTATTAATTCACGATGTAAACCAACCTATTTCAATAGAGCAAGGTATTGATATTGTAATTCATGCGGCAAGTCAAGCCAGTCCTAGGTTTTATGGAGTAGACCCTGTTGGAACAATCAACGCAAATATTATCGGAACTAGTAATTTATTACAGCTTGCTCATCAGAAGAAATGTGAAGCTTTCTTATACTTTAGTTCAAGTGAAGTATATGGTGTTAGTAATATGGAGGGGGAACCTATCGCAGAAAATGATTATGGATATATGGATCCAACTAACGTGAGGGCATGCTATGGTGAAGGTAAAAGAGCTGGAGAAACTTTATGTGTTTCATGGATGCATCAATATGGAGTTCCTATAAAAATTGTTAGACCATTTCACACCTATGGTCCAGGTATGGACTTAAAAGATGGTCGGGTATATGCAGACTTTATTTCAGATTTAGTAAACAATAAAGATATAGAAATGAAAAGTGATGGCCTTGCAGTAAGGGCTTTCTGCTACTTGAAAGATGCAACGCTAGGTTTTATATATATACTCTTAAGAGGTGAAAATGGTCAAGCATATAACCTGGGGAATATAAATGGTCGTTCTTCCATTATTGAATTAGCTCAAAAATTAGTTAATCTTTTCCCGGAAAAAAAGATAAAACTAATTAAAAAAGAAGTTAGTAACCAAAACTATATTAAAAGTTTAGTAAATATAAATATTCCCAACTCTACAAAACTATGCGATTTGGGGTGGAACCCAACCACCATAATTGAAACGGGATTCAAAAGAACGGTATTAAGTTATACAATATGA